A part of Bacteroidia bacterium genomic DNA contains:
- a CDS encoding response regulator transcription factor, translating to MMIKIMLVDSHKLYVEAVSELMNREKDLVVSYKLSSAFEALQILQNHNAEKPDVVVIDADLKEKEPVGLYHATYITRQYPGIAVVVQSLQKVAIYPHQMEQAQVAGFLFKDCSNRELFSAIRTVAEGKKFYQREVQEVLKRFREYLESPADNVPFLTGTEKSILQWMSYGFPDDRIAENMQMCQKIISLHWNNIARKFGSTNLREILVEALDKGCFETRTLAL from the coding sequence ATGATGATAAAAATTATGTTGGTTGACAGCCACAAACTATATGTTGAGGCTGTGTCAGAGTTGATGAACCGTGAGAAAGATCTGGTCGTTTCTTATAAGTTGTCATCGGCCTTCGAGGCGTTACAAATACTTCAAAATCATAATGCAGAAAAACCTGATGTCGTAGTCATCGATGCCGATCTGAAAGAAAAAGAACCCGTAGGTTTATACCATGCGACTTATATCACAAGACAATACCCGGGCATTGCAGTAGTTGTACAAAGCCTCCAAAAAGTAGCGATTTATCCTCATCAAATGGAGCAGGCACAGGTGGCTGGTTTTCTATTTAAAGATTGCAGTAACAGAGAATTGTTCTCCGCTATACGGACCGTTGCCGAAGGTAAAAAATTTTATCAAAGAGAAGTTCAGGAAGTACTGAAACGATTCCGCGAATACCTCGAATCGCCAGCAGATAATGTTCCGTTTTTGACCGGTACAGAAAAATCTATCCTGCAATGGATGAGTTATGGATTTCCAGATGATCGTATTGCTGAAAATATGCAGATGTGTCAGAAAATCATTTCCCTGCACTGGAATAATATCGCCAGGAAATTTGGCTCTACGAACCTCCGGGAGATTCTTGTTGAAGCGTTGGATAAAGGGTGTTTTGAAACACGAACACTTGCCTTATAG
- a CDS encoding caspase family protein produces the protein MTKPKNLYALFVGINKYESVTGLNGCINDVNAMRAYLQAQPDILLKERVLISDENHHDFPKPTKSAIVAAIKEHLGQAEKDDMVLFYFAGHGVQERTAIPAFVKAEPGGLIESLVCYDSKLNVANSADHTCLADKELRWLFHDIAQKSPHILILTDCCHSGDVMRDALEDDSSKKRKGSDKVLPPRAFEGFVFHQHISAHALATQSLNDLIPLGNYIHFAACRNTEVAWEGDYERDKPGGLFTISLLKILQKGGRNLSYHALNSRLVNYMRGWKNKAQRPQVFAGSDQMGALYGLFLNGEIAKTTSRASITGNDKYGWTLDLGAIHGIVPGDKKTPVKVFNSTGHEPIGEVMIEKIYPGFCTLNNSSGLLEKDQLVYFATINCFAATPPTVFLKGPDTGGLELFRKLVGENLWEAKSLSVEIVENEAEADYVLHAENSEYRITKSYDTRPLVQQVYGYETAQAKLVRDYFLHIARWKFVRELNNPDTKLNKKQGIQKSNYPIKMQLFVLDPDGNERESDIREVNTLEMNVPNEEGELFGKFRIKLTNVGSENLYCSLLYMPMTFGIYNTLLPGGGIWLDPGDEIWAVEGEYIALSVDGYIYDFDWDGSSEYLKLIVSATEFSTEELTLEELPLPEITRSKVSRGAFHYSPPKSGVKEDDWMAVGYEMFIKNPRAFVQKNHSA, from the coding sequence ATGACAAAACCTAAAAACCTATACGCGCTATTTGTTGGTATCAATAAATATGAGAGTGTCACTGGTCTCAATGGCTGCATCAATGATGTAAATGCTATGAGAGCGTATCTCCAGGCACAGCCGGATATTCTGTTGAAAGAACGTGTGCTGATCTCGGATGAAAATCATCATGATTTCCCCAAACCCACCAAATCGGCTATTGTAGCGGCGATAAAGGAGCATCTGGGGCAGGCCGAAAAAGATGATATGGTTTTGTTTTATTTTGCCGGGCATGGGGTACAGGAAAGAACGGCAATTCCCGCTTTCGTAAAAGCAGAACCCGGGGGGCTGATCGAATCCCTGGTTTGTTATGACAGTAAATTAAACGTTGCCAATTCTGCAGATCATACCTGCCTGGCTGATAAGGAACTTCGCTGGCTGTTTCACGATATCGCCCAAAAATCTCCGCATATTCTCATCCTTACCGACTGCTGCCATTCGGGTGATGTAATGCGCGATGCTTTGGAGGATGATTCTTCAAAAAAACGCAAAGGATCTGACAAAGTCCTTCCTCCCCGGGCGTTTGAAGGTTTCGTTTTCCATCAGCATATCTCCGCTCATGCCCTGGCTACACAGTCGCTCAATGATTTGATTCCCCTGGGTAATTATATCCATTTTGCCGCCTGCAGAAATACGGAGGTTGCCTGGGAAGGAGATTATGAACGTGATAAACCCGGAGGCCTATTCACCATCAGCCTGCTAAAAATTCTTCAAAAGGGAGGCAGAAATTTATCCTATCACGCCCTAAACAGCCGGCTGGTAAACTATATGCGCGGCTGGAAAAACAAAGCACAGCGCCCGCAGGTTTTTGCCGGATCTGATCAGATGGGTGCGTTGTACGGTTTGTTTCTCAATGGGGAGATCGCAAAAACGACCTCCCGGGCAAGTATAACCGGGAATGATAAATATGGCTGGACACTTGACCTTGGCGCCATTCACGGGATTGTGCCAGGGGATAAAAAAACGCCTGTAAAGGTATTTAACAGTACCGGCCATGAGCCAATCGGTGAAGTGATGATTGAAAAAATTTATCCCGGTTTTTGTACTCTCAACAATTCCTCGGGCCTGTTGGAAAAGGATCAATTGGTTTATTTTGCTACAATCAATTGTTTTGCCGCAACTCCACCGACCGTTTTCCTGAAAGGGCCGGATACAGGTGGCCTGGAGCTATTCAGGAAACTGGTCGGCGAAAATCTATGGGAGGCAAAAAGTCTCTCGGTTGAAATCGTCGAAAATGAAGCCGAAGCCGACTATGTACTGCATGCAGAAAATTCGGAATACAGGATTACAAAAAGCTATGACACCCGCCCTCTTGTGCAGCAGGTCTATGGCTACGAGACCGCTCAGGCAAAGCTGGTCAGAGACTATTTTTTACATATAGCCCGCTGGAAATTTGTCCGGGAACTCAACAACCCCGATACAAAACTTAATAAAAAACAGGGCATCCAAAAGTCCAACTACCCGATCAAAATGCAATTATTTGTATTGGACCCTGATGGGAACGAACGGGAGTCCGATATCCGTGAAGTCAACACGCTGGAAATGAATGTGCCCAATGAAGAGGGGGAACTTTTCGGCAAATTCAGAATCAAACTGACCAATGTAGGCTCAGAAAATCTGTATTGCTCGTTGCTGTATATGCCGATGACCTTTGGTATATACAATACGCTCCTTCCGGGTGGAGGAATCTGGCTTGACCCCGGTGATGAAATCTGGGCTGTAGAAGGTGAGTATATAGCACTTTCTGTAGACGGTTATATCTATGATTTTGACTGGGATGGATCAAGCGAATACCTCAAACTGATTGTCAGCGCTACAGAATTCAGTACGGAGGAACTCACGCTTGAGGAACTTCCCTTACCGGAAATAACTCGCAGCAAAGTCTCCCGGGGAGCTTTCCATTACTCGCCCCCCAAAAGCGGAGTAAAAGAAGACGACTGGATGGCTGTTGGGTACGAGATGTTTATCAAAAACCCCCGGGCTTTTGTACAAAAAAATCATTCGGCCTGA
- a CDS encoding GNAT family N-acetyltransferase: protein MKAISCPQVTFSLPSCIFTPQVFDTTSDTTSTVQTRVFHSIGDVPVYEINNMLSPDLLALLTGTEAAQMPGMSFKYVLSTQAGMPAVFAYFQLLSFSASQIRSFTPRPENADDLYGKLRNVAARIAKNILEKRQIHILVSGNALITGQSGIFHAPSLSPEDAYRQLPGMIERLLAENPGIDAVLLKDHLNLPEAIAGEWAAQGYQPFATEPDMGMPVIWETVDDYHLDMASKYRQRVKSAYKKSNGTIRRELTEHEVIKYKNRLFELFDSVLKEDRFNLVPHSTEYLPAMKAALGEKFRIYGYFSAGEIVAFQTLIEMGEDLYCHFLGYHCELNREYKLYQRMLYDAVAMAIDGRFKRISFGRTAMEIKSTVGATPAYPVCYLKFSRPVINRLAAPYLRNVKIEDWQPRHPFKSMIPA, encoded by the coding sequence ATGAAGGCTATTTCCTGTCCACAGGTTACGTTCTCTTTACCCTCCTGTATATTCACACCACAGGTATTTGATACAACTTCTGATACAACTTCAACTGTTCAGACCCGTGTATTTCATTCAATAGGGGATGTTCCGGTTTACGAAATCAATAATATGCTTTCGCCTGATTTGTTGGCATTGCTGACAGGTACGGAGGCAGCCCAAATGCCCGGGATGAGTTTTAAATATGTACTCTCCACCCAGGCGGGAATGCCCGCGGTATTCGCATATTTTCAGCTATTATCTTTCTCCGCATCACAGATTCGAAGTTTTACCCCCCGCCCGGAAAATGCAGATGATCTATATGGAAAGTTGAGGAATGTGGCTGCCCGGATTGCAAAAAATATCCTTGAAAAACGACAGATACACATTCTTGTGAGTGGGAATGCCTTGATAACCGGCCAGTCAGGTATTTTTCATGCTCCTTCTTTGTCGCCGGAAGATGCGTATCGCCAATTGCCGGGCATGATCGAAAGGTTACTTGCTGAAAATCCGGGCATAGATGCAGTACTTCTCAAGGATCACCTTAATCTGCCGGAAGCAATCGCCGGGGAATGGGCAGCACAGGGGTATCAGCCATTTGCCACAGAACCCGATATGGGAATGCCGGTCATCTGGGAGACGGTAGATGATTACCATCTGGATATGGCTTCAAAATACAGGCAAAGAGTAAAAAGTGCGTATAAAAAGAGCAATGGAACTATTCGCCGGGAATTGACGGAGCACGAGGTGATAAAGTATAAAAACCGCTTGTTTGAATTATTCGATTCTGTGCTCAAAGAGGATCGCTTTAATCTTGTTCCTCATTCGACTGAATACCTTCCTGCGATGAAAGCGGCTTTGGGAGAAAAATTCCGGATTTACGGCTATTTTTCAGCGGGCGAGATCGTAGCATTTCAGACTTTAATTGAAATGGGTGAAGATTTGTATTGCCACTTTCTTGGATACCACTGTGAACTTAACCGGGAGTACAAACTCTATCAGCGAATGTTATATGATGCGGTAGCAATGGCAATTGATGGCCGGTTTAAGCGTATTTCCTTTGGCCGTACGGCTATGGAAATCAAATCTACAGTGGGTGCAACCCCGGCCTACCCGGTTTGTTATCTGAAATTCTCACGCCCTGTGATAAATCGTCTGGCAGCCCCTTATCTTCGCAATGTAAAGATCGAAGACTGGCAGCCCCGGCATCCTTTTAAATCTATGATTCCTGCATAA
- a CDS encoding LON peptidase substrate-binding domain-containing protein produces the protein MARLFPMFPLNLVVFPGERLRLHIFEPRYRQLIGECLAEEKTFGIPTIIDKKLMGMGTEVKIISLDKKYGGGEMDISTEGLRRLEVKSFYEKAPDKLYSSAEIEWLETEEVFDETLRQEVKKLLSKLHYALGISKKLSDSRFLTYEMAHHVGFSINQEYELLTINTEADRLKFFKRHLETILPVVMETERLKARAKLNGHYKNVIPPK, from the coding sequence ATGGCTAGGTTATTCCCAATGTTTCCGCTGAATCTCGTCGTATTTCCCGGCGAAAGACTTCGGCTTCATATTTTTGAACCGAGGTACCGTCAGCTCATAGGTGAATGCCTGGCAGAAGAAAAGACTTTTGGTATCCCCACGATCATCGACAAAAAGCTGATGGGAATGGGCACGGAAGTGAAAATCATCAGTCTCGATAAAAAGTACGGCGGTGGGGAAATGGATATTAGTACAGAAGGTCTCCGGCGTCTGGAAGTCAAATCTTTCTATGAAAAAGCGCCAGATAAGCTATACTCTTCTGCTGAGATAGAATGGCTGGAGACAGAGGAGGTTTTTGATGAAACCCTTCGGCAGGAAGTGAAAAAATTGTTATCAAAACTTCACTACGCCCTTGGAATCTCCAAGAAGCTTTCAGATAGCAGGTTCCTGACCTATGAAATGGCTCATCATGTGGGATTTTCAATCAATCAGGAATACGAATTGCTCACTATCAATACAGAAGCAGACCGGCTAAAATTTTTCAAACGACATCTGGAAACCATTTTGCCCGTCGTAATGGAAACAGAACGCCTGAAGGCCCGCGCAAAACTCAATGGTCATTACAAAAATGTAATTCCGCCAAAATGA
- a CDS encoding BamA/TamA family outer membrane protein has protein sequence MIYSPGKLVPVFLLALWFIAPVSGQNSGNRGARDVVVWGIDDAGTIRTIQKELTKVQDSAALFRAAEPLFRQMQHKGFATFDIGSFHFSPDTLAVTFHQGPRYVFEEISLDGLNSFYREKTGIGVLEEKQLPVSWADLEKKLFACAEIYQNEGYPFAAFNNLSVTYRPSGDTIFTRVRYQFDAGPMIRIDSIRIKGKPRESERFIYALTRISPGSPYNQDLIDDIPRVLNNSIYYQKVGRPEVVFTPFHTARLDISLEKKQAGRFDVLLGILPPADNTQKLSFTGTMDIVLVSPFRQGELISFKYNKLLSTSQQVEAKAMAPYLFGIPLKIEGSLDLLKQEEDFLNLNYQGSILYELSPYLAARFYINTRNSRLLDAAIADTVKGNPAQLDGKRQMLGVGLVYEKLDYRYNPGKGTFASLDFGLGRRVIRENILLIRRNPEIYTGIDLRQPSREINFRVKWYYSFFPRNVLHLANHTYWLGMENYLRNDQLQVGGSRSIRGFNENQFFTDFYSFFTAEYRFQLERDSYMFIFGDYAYMENHEAGWVLHPAGFGLGMNYGTKAGIISITYAIGGVEGIAFQPARGKIHIGLVNQF, from the coding sequence ATGATATATTCCCCCGGGAAATTAGTTCCGGTGTTTCTGCTGGCGCTTTGGTTTATCGCTCCGGTTTCTGGCCAAAATTCCGGAAACCGGGGTGCCAGAGATGTTGTAGTCTGGGGAATCGATGATGCCGGGACAATCCGCACGATACAAAAAGAACTGACGAAAGTGCAGGATTCTGCCGCTTTATTCCGGGCGGCAGAACCGTTATTCCGGCAAATGCAACACAAGGGATTTGCTACATTTGATATTGGTTCATTTCACTTTTCCCCAGACACATTGGCGGTAACATTCCATCAGGGGCCGAGATATGTATTTGAGGAAATCAGCCTTGATGGGCTCAATAGTTTTTACCGTGAAAAAACGGGTATTGGGGTTCTGGAGGAAAAACAGTTGCCTGTCAGTTGGGCAGATCTGGAAAAGAAACTGTTTGCCTGCGCTGAGATTTACCAGAATGAAGGTTATCCTTTTGCCGCTTTCAATAACCTTTCTGTAACCTACAGGCCTTCCGGGGACACGATATTTACCCGGGTAAGATACCAGTTTGATGCGGGTCCGATGATACGCATAGACAGCATCCGTATAAAAGGGAAACCCAGAGAAAGTGAGCGGTTTATCTACGCGCTGACCAGAATTTCACCCGGCTCACCTTACAATCAGGATCTGATAGACGATATTCCCCGCGTGCTCAACAATTCGATCTACTATCAAAAAGTAGGGCGACCAGAAGTGGTTTTTACGCCGTTTCACACTGCGAGGCTGGATATTTCACTTGAGAAAAAACAGGCCGGCAGATTTGATGTTTTGCTGGGGATATTACCTCCGGCAGATAATACCCAAAAATTATCTTTTACCGGCACGATGGACATTGTACTGGTAAGTCCTTTCAGGCAGGGAGAGTTGATTTCGTTTAAGTACAACAAACTACTTTCCACCTCGCAGCAGGTGGAGGCAAAGGCGATGGCACCTTATCTGTTTGGCATTCCGCTGAAAATTGAGGGATCGCTCGATCTACTGAAGCAGGAAGAAGATTTTCTCAATCTCAACTACCAGGGTTCCATCCTTTATGAATTGTCGCCTTACCTTGCCGCCAGGTTTTATATTAATACCCGAAACTCGCGATTGCTGGACGCAGCCATCGCCGACACCGTGAAAGGCAATCCGGCCCAGTTGGATGGCAAACGCCAGATGCTGGGTGTGGGGCTGGTATATGAAAAACTGGATTACCGGTATAACCCCGGAAAAGGGACTTTTGCGTCGCTCGACTTCGGCCTGGGAAGAAGAGTGATACGAGAGAATATTTTGCTTATCCGGAGAAACCCCGAAATTTATACAGGTATTGATCTGAGACAACCTTCCCGGGAGATCAATTTTCGCGTGAAATGGTATTACTCCTTTTTTCCCCGAAATGTACTTCATCTCGCCAATCACACGTACTGGCTGGGTATGGAAAATTACCTTCGCAACGACCAGTTACAGGTTGGCGGCAGCCGCAGTATCAGAGGCTTTAATGAAAATCAGTTTTTCACCGATTTTTATAGTTTTTTTACCGCTGAATACAGATTTCAACTGGAACGTGATTCCTATATGTTTATATTCGGGGACTATGCTTATATGGAAAACCATGAAGCCGGATGGGTACTGCACCCCGCCGGTTTTGGTCTGGGAATGAATTACGGTACAAAGGCGGGGATTATATCGATTACTTATGCCATTGGGGGAGTAGAAGGAATAGCTTTTCAGCCAGCAAGAGGGAAAATCCATATAGGCCTGGTAAATCAGTTTTGA